Within Anopheles nili chromosome 3, idAnoNiliSN_F5_01, whole genome shotgun sequence, the genomic segment TTTCGTTGTCGCTGGTGGTGACGGGGGCACTTCCTCCCTCGACTGCAGCACTTCCATCGCTGGAGCTGCTGAGTGGATTATCATCGTCACTCTTGCTTTCGTCTGGCCGCGGTAAAAAGCGCTCCACGTCGATTGTCTCCTCTATTGTTTCCTCACTATTGCTTGGTTCACTTTTAAGGCGGTCCATCTTGGACACAACGAACGATGAAGTTTGCTTCTCGCCATCACACTCCACCGTTTCGTCGGAGCTCGAAAGAGGTGGAGATGTTGCAGACGACTCAATTGAAGGTTCCACGGGCGGAACAACAGTGGCAGTGCTGTAAGCAATCTCATCGCTGTCCTGAGAATTATTTGATCCTTTTTGATCATTGATAGCACCACTCTCGTCGTGTTGCACCAGATATACAAGATCATTCACAACCGTATCGTTCTCAATTGATGATTCTCTTGGTAATGATTGACATTCAGCTTCATCTGgtaaaaagcacacaaagTTTACAGTATAACAACGATCAGTGCTTCAATcttcgtgcaaaaaaaataagaatttCATATAACGTTATCCACAAATAAGATTATCGGAGTTTTGATTAtgtattcatttttgttttctaagaCGCACATCGAATTGCGAAAACAATTGATTAAAAAGactaacaaaaaatatgataCATCCTCAGTTAAAGGACATAAAGAACACATGCTCGCTATTTAGAAGACAATATCaaaaatggtttcaaatttAGTAGTAAATTAGAGCGTCAATATTCGAACGTCAGCATGCATATAATTTTGGAGTATTGCTGCTTtcaaaaaaattcaatatttaatcTTTATTTTCCAAGACCTGTTTTGTGTtattgatttgaataaaatatgtgcGTTTTTCATGACATTACTTCAAGCGCTAAGTTTCGCGCGTATATGCCgatggtagcaaaaaaaaagttatgcTTCAACTGAAAAGGTCAAGACAATTGGAACAAAGTTTCATTCAAGCTTCAGCTGAAACATTGAGCAGGATAACCAATGTGGACAACGTTACGCCCCCGCTAATGGCAATGGGATAGAGTCTAGCAGCACGAGCTGTCAGGTGCAGTATTTTGGCCACAAatagggttggtttttttctcatttcaatTATTCCGCGGCTTTGATCCTTACCATCTTCTGACAGCTGCTGCTTCAGTGGCTCCAGTTGTTCCAGCTGCTTTTCGCTAGAATCATCCgcaggcggtggaaaatcgtcgTTTCCACGCGTCGGAGAACCTTCGCTTTGTTTCTCAGAGCTGCCGGAGAGTTCGCATGAATTTTTCCGCGATGATAGACGAACAACCACCGGATGGTGGGTTTCGCTCAGCGgattttcatcgttttccagAGAGCGCAACATTGCTCCCTCTTCTGTTCGTTGTTCGTTCTCTTCAAGGCGCTGTTCCTCCAGCATCTCACCAACGGGGAGTGGAATTTCTTGCGGGGTATTGGTCGCATCACCGGTTGAGTCCGCATCGGTAGATTCATTGGGCAGCTTTGTCTCAATCTCAGTAACCACACCCGACGATGGACCTGATTGATCAGTTTGGCCTCGTTCGGTACTCGAAAGCGTTTTGCTGGCCGGTGACGATGAAGTGGACCCGGTTGTACCGGCCGGTGTTGCATCGGTAGCGTTCTCTTCGGTGGTTTTTTCATCGATATCAACAGGGTTTGATGAAGTGTTTTGTTCATCTTTTTCGGCGTTACCCGTAGCTGGTGGGTTGTTAAACGGTGGCGAGGAGGAATCCTGTTCTAAATCGGATGGAACTTCGACCGCTTCCTTCGGTTCCGGTGACGCAGACCCATTCAAGACAGCAGTCGTTGCCGCCGAGCAGCCAGAGTATGATCGTAGATTATCGGAGTTTTCAATAATTTCTACCTTGATTTCCTCGTCATCTTGTGAGAGGTTATCCACAGCCGAAATTTTACAGGCACTCGAATTCGTTTCGTTCAACTTCTTTAGCTGCTCGTTATCGTCCTCCTCGTGGGAAACATCTGACTCCGACGAGTTATCCCCCTTTCCGGTGGCCGATTTGTCTTTCTGCTTCGGAGATTTAGGATTTACGCAACGGCAACACGAAAACATGCTGACACTTtaaatttttgcttcaatcTATCACTGGTAAACGTTATTCTTTATCTAACAAGTAAACAACACACTGAACACACGGACTGATATTGTATTCCAACATGTGGTAAAATTCAACACGTGCCTTCTGCTTGCAAGATAAGCTATTGTTAGGTTTTTAAACGAAATAACCGTTAACTATTACAGCTAAATCTCGCGGTTGTACCGCGGTACTGTGAATAATGCACTTATTACGCAAACccgcacccacacacgtaagtgtacaatatttttaCAACATTCGATAACACATAATTCCAACTTTTTCAGACAGAGGACGTTAAGaactaataaaaataaatattaatggCAGTATCACGGTCCGTACGATAAGATAATTGGCGATATATCAGGCTGGATCATAAGTCTCCTGGCTGACACATTTTAACAATTCTGAGCGATTcgttgatgaaattttaaattttttttgattttaacCTTTTTCATTCACGTATTACTGCGTAGCGATGAAATATGGAATCAAAACTAATCACAAGTTGTTGAGCAGTGAACTAAACAATTATATTGAACTTATTGAAATGTCTCAAAATAAgcttataaaaaataaaatgagggtactattttttgtttcgctgatGTATATAAGAGCAACACTAATCGCATaattctctttcactctctctctctctctcttcctatatttattttttatctcttttttgcttctcttataaaaagaaagaaaataatgtCGAGGACGATTTTTATTGGGGACTCCTTACTTGTCCTTACACACTTGTCACCCTTAATCATTGTACAGAAATATTGCTTGCTTCAGGGATGCAAACGCTTTCCTGACCCGTGTAGTGAATTATTGGACTGATGAAATCTGAGCGTAACGAAGAAACTAGGTCACACGCTTTCACGAAAAAACACCATGCAATATAAGATCCTGACGGGATTGAGAACACAATGGCTTCGTTACGGAATCATTCAAAATAAGTATGAGCTAAAACAGCTACCACCAACGACTACTTTCGTAGTcgcatcaatcaatatttaatgagcatttttccatccttccTAGCAGCGGGCCACTATATCCACCCATCTGTTATACGAGAGGCGCTTGGAAATGAAATAGAGGATAGTATAATCTTATGATTCTATTCAACCTGCGCTTATTTCATTGACCTTTCCGAGAATTTTTCAAACGGGATTTCCGCAATTATTGCTCTTAAGCACGAAACCATTTCGCTTATCAGGTTCGCTAATATGAACaccttaaaaaaattcaacataaAACCAAAtcatttttgccttttttgatAAATCCCACCTTTAACATAGTATTCGTCCTTTACGTATTTATTATGAACTTTTCGCAATATAATTAAACCAATGTATTGTTTCTGTCTACGGGCGCTCTATTTTaacgagaagaaaacgaacaacCAGCTATCAGGCTATTGTCGCCCGTTGAAAGCTTCTGCATATGTGATAAGCGAACGCTGAATCGCACTCAAGACTCCCCGGACGGTAAAAGGATATCATATCGAACGGATACGAGCTACATTCGAACACTCCAAGCGAAGAGTGGAGACTAACGAGCGACTGAACAATCGGGTGGGTGTGGCGGCAGCGGAATGCTTCCGGATACACTTCCATCCACGCCCACATGTAATCACCAGCAGTCGCTGGGAGAATTTCGTTAGCTaatttggtgttttatttttcctccacggCAAAAAGGATCAAACGCAACTATCCTAGTAATTGAATGTTGCGTTTCACAACGTTCACTGTTCGTCGTTGGAAACAAGGACACAAATTCGAAGACAGTAACACATACGCCAAATTCGGAACACTTCAGATAAATTCCCGCCGTGTGGAGAGCTAGCTGCCGCAACGTGCCGCAGTAAATGCTACCGATCGATGCAAAACTCCAGGCTCGACTGGAAGCTCTGCTCGAACTGGATGAAATCTGCGAGTCCCAGTCGAGAAGGATGTGTACGGACCAAACGCGTATCAAGCTGCTGGAGATGATGCTTACCACCGTCGGTTGACGTAACTTTTCCGGGAGTACCACGAGCATGCTACTGCTGTCCTGAGCCAAACCGAGTATACACCTCCCCGAGCTACATTTTCCTGTTCTGTTTTGTTGGAATGCAACACGATTTTCCCCAGGATTTCCGCTCTGGGATTCGTATCTCAAATACAATGCTCCAAAGGTGCTACACTGCACTGACCTATCACGAGAGCATTTgcagatttaaaaaaatcctccatGATCGTCGACTTGCCAAGCTGCTGGGCACTACCGGCTCTCTCGAAACCTACCGAACCGAATCACTCACTAGCATTCTTCACGATTCATTCATGTATCTTTGATGTGAGAAGGGTGCGATTGAGGCATTGAACATGTGTATAATATAAGTATGTAACGCGttatttgataaaaacaaGGTGATAAAACTTTTAACAACAAAATTTTAGACATACACATAAGTATGTGGACCTTTTTTCTAACCAATCTGGTTAATGaagtttatttattgaatgtattcaaaaaatacaaaagaaaCTGAACATGGCCTGGTAGCGAAATCAAATCCACCCAAGGCGCAGACTCCGTACGACTTTTGCTCTAGTATTTTTCCCCACCAAAAGCGACATGGTTCTATCTTCTCTCTAGATTGAAACTTATCTTTCCCATTAGCTAACGGAAGAGAAAGTGTTGATGACACCTTGGATAGGACAACACCCCAACCAATCtattataaaaacaaatagcgCTTCTTTAATCAATGAGTGTGacataaaaaaacccacatcgtttttttttttcaaatgaggAACTCgatcttcttttctttttgatttcttAGAAAAGATGCATTGGAactgtgaaaaaataaaagttcaTCATTCCGTCAGCTTAACCAGGCTTCATTTATTCtattttcaatgttttataTTGGAAGTAAATATTAGTATTAGCGTAAGCAATGGAATATTCTAATGATAATAAGAGAAATTAATGATTAATTAAGTTAACagatgaattttaatttttatctaAAATAATCAATACAAACTTTTTTAAGAgagaaaattgtaaaattaataaaatatgtCCTAatagcttcttcttctttaatGATGCAACAATTGTTATCGGTTAGGGCCTgtctttttttagctttttttcctgtaTGAACGATTCGATTAAAAAAGAGTTACAAAACGAATAACGATTGAATAGCTACGAAGATCACGAAAAATATCCAAGTCACTTCTTAATATAAAAACCACTATTGGGAACTTTTTGACCTTTTAAGACAATCTATTTAAAAACGTAAGTTTGATCAAATATTGGGAGAGACATCTTCACTATAAAAACTATAAAAATGGTCAAATCTATTAGTTTTGTCTTGTTATCCATCCAACCTTTCTTTAATGACCATGAACTGattatttaaagaaaaaaaaacgaatattaAGATTAAAAGAAGAAATAGATAACATGATTTAATTCTCGGTGATCGATTAAACAGACAATGGGCAAATACGATGCCAATGGTAAATATACAATTCAAATTATTACGATAAACAGGCTAcgattttaattaatcttAGGGTTAGTTATATTCATTTTTGCCATAAATTAAAAGCCATcattattcctttttttacgatttcgATGACCTTAAGCTCATGTAGCGACATATGtgtttaaatgtttcattGAAAAATAATCGAGTGCATGTGATTGTGATGATTGATCAAGCTTAAAAAAAGTACGTGACTATTGTTTAATAGCGCCATgatgcgaatggaaaaatgaggaaattaatattaacaaaatattgTAGGAAAACGATTACAGACCGTTTTTGggtgttgtttcggttgaaaaAGTGATTGTAAATTGCAGACGAAAGAGCTAGCTAAAGTTTGCTGCTAACAAAATAACTTCTATTGCATCTTGGAATGGCGTGTCAGCGCCGCAAATAAGCACGGATCGGTACGAGGATCGCACGCGTATACATTGCATGGTTGGGCCACTTAATAAGAGCGGGCGATGCGCGTTTGCTCTGCAACGCACAGGAAACGTTCTCCACAAACAGGAATTCAACCGCCCCAGTGTAAAGGGAAGAAAGCTGATATCGTTATTCAGTCAGAACCGAACCTGCGCCTTCCTCGACTCGTGAGCCGGAACTGGATGGAAACAAGAACCGTTCGATGTCTAACCACACACGGTTGCGCCGAACTGGCTGATGAATTAAACATCATCAAAGGGTGTTGAGCGTGCAGCAGAGAAAGTAAGCTCAGTCGGAAATTTTCTTAGCAATTTGTTGGGGGCTCTTGTAGCCATTCTCGCTGTTTGATGGCAGATTTACAGCATGTATCTCCAAGTCCAACTTTTGAGCAgataaaaatcataatttaCAGATTACCTCATAAGCCGCACCTAGAAGAAGTCATTTGCGCTGGACGCGATCATGCCCATTTAAGGCAACCAATTCCAACCGCTTTCTGACGCATGCACATATATAGAAAGGGGGCCACAGACTGTCCCATCAATGCCATGCATAAAGGGACAAGCAAAATGTCCACAGGATAGGTACCACTTTTGGTCTTATCTTGCATCACATGAGGGCAAGTAGCAATTGGTAGAGGCCCGCTATGCACTTCGCGAAGGTAATAACGATGATGATATCCTCCATTAATCTCTCCGTTGGGGTGTCATACTTCACCTGAGTACGATTTTTTGGCTTCTTTGGTTTAGGAAAGAAGCATCTCGTACTGAAAGAGGAAACTATCGAGGAGTTCGTGTGCAATTTTACTGGCACCATACTGGGTGACACAACTCACCGAAATAAACGGATCGCCGcctcagcgaaaaaaaacatggccaTGTAAACTACTAGACAACTTCGTGCCGTGCGcgattttttattcgcttttttttctgcctagTAAATGAGTGGTTTTCTCGACGATCGGATCTATTTTCGGCAAGCAACTTTTTTCGATTGCTGTCGCTTTTGCAATCATTTCATCGAATTCAGCCCAAATCGATAGATAACAGAACCCTACCCTGCCGTAAATGGTTGTCGCTGCAGGCCGGTATCATTCTCTGTATCCACTTACACATGCAGCTATGCACACGCATACTTGCACGCTACGTGTAGGGCCAAAAACGATAtagtaaaataaacaccacctGCAGATTTTgctcatcccttttttttttgcattaagCATCAGTACGAATAAAATACAGGTTGCTGGAGAGCGCTATCCGGCACATCAATCCGTCCGTGAGTAAGCTTaacattgttgttgttgatccCCACCCTTTCATCGCAGCGCTATGACGAATCGGGTGTATGATTGTATCCCTTTGTGAGTCATTGAGCATTACGCTGCTTTTAACTGACGATGGCTCACTCACAGCCGTCGAACGAACGCGGCGTTGCCCTGTCCGATGTAACGGAATATTGTTTTTATCTCAAGAATATATTCCCATCGTGATCCCTAGCCGTTGATGCTAATATATAGTGGAAGTTGGTTACGCCGCAGCCGGccgtcaaaacaaaaaaccagccGAAGGGCAATGGCCCGACCCACCACTATCCCATCCCAACCGAGCGTTTGCGCATTCGTAGATCAACGATATCCACCCTAGCGTGCATGTGAGccggtaaaataaaataaagtctGCACTTACCAGTTTATACGGTAACAGGAGCACTCACTAGATTTCACGTTCGTAAAACGCTTTCACGAAATGTTGACCACTTTTTGCCACTCCTCTTGAAACTCCGATTCACCGAAACTCCgtagcgaacaaacaaaaaaccacttCCCAGCGTCAGCGAGATTTCTTCAATGCAACACAGCAGGTTGGTCAAACTCGACGTTCGAGAGATGGGAAGCTAGAACAGGTTTCATTTTGACGTTATTCACCTCGTTCGGTGCATAATGGCTGAGCGCTGACAACAGGTTTTTAAAATACGAGATAAATTAGACAAGAAGGCAATGCGCGATATGGTTTTTGCTAAATGTATTTTGGAGTTTGTGACAACAACAAATTTCACGAGCTTTATCACTATTGAACTGCGTAATGCTCgtaataaatgtgatttcatcTCCTAATCTAACTTCAATTCCAGAATTTCAACTTCAGAATCCCAGTAACGcacaaaacacatttaaatTATGGAAAACAAAGTCGTAGAAAAAAATCTCTACAATTGGTTCGAAATAATTCGATAAAAACTCAATCATTCGCTGTACACCATGCTAACAAATTCTATGTCCACTTTGCTATGGTTCAAAGGAAAGCTCATCCAGTCGACAATGGAGTAGTGTTCATCCGTTCATGAAGGATATCTGTTATACTACATAACTGCATAGTATTTCCATACAAATTGAACTTTGGTATTaggaaattttaaaatatccaAAACTCTTAGTAAACATTAAAATCAGAACAAGAGCTCTAAAAAGATGTTTGGTCAATCCGTACATTAGTATATCTGTCTATGATTTCTGCAATGTTTTAAGAGGATAGTTAGCATTTTAACGAAGAAGATAGTTGTTGGGTGTTATAGTATGCACATTTCATAAGATTTATTATCCTTGtcatatatttgttttaattatacgATTTTGATAACTCCTCAGATAGTGCAGCAGAATTATGTCTAATACGGAAAATAAAGATGATAGGCTAAGTCAACTCAattgataatgaaatatttcatcaacgAGCGGAGCAGAAAACGTGATCAATTATGGTATAAAGAACATGTACAACCTTAGTTGTAGAATGGATTATAAGTGACCCAATGAGCACGTTTTTGatctttttcactttcatgAGATGTAAAAAGTGATTTGTACACGGCGGATGCCTTTGGATCTTTTGCAACACTATAGTCGTCCTTGGATTTTTTAAAAACTGGATCCTCCCCGATTTTGTCACTTATCAGCGCACGCTTATTGGGAACGATCGGTTTGCTGCTTCCTTTACTGCTTCCTTCGCCAGTGATCTTAGCAGACGAACTAGCTATTTTTGTATCGTTTATTTCCGGGTCACAAGTTTTTGACGATCCGGAAACGCCTGCTGAATCTGCGGTCACTGTAGACCCAGATGCTTCAGCTGATGTGACCGTGGCAGAAGGTACGACAGTTTTGGATGTTTTACTCCCCTTTGACTTCTTTGCAgattttgttcgaacatttctTGCTTCCATCTTGACACGCATTTgttccatttccgtttccgtgccATTTAGGATGATAACATCTTCCTCGGTATACGGTGTTTGGCACTAAAAATGCACATACACATAAAATGAATACGGAAAGAGAAGTATTTCCACTGCGAGGAGTTGATTTCCCCAGGACAATACTTACCACAGAGCAGACTTTATCCTTAACTTCCTTTAGCGCACGTTCTGAAAATACGCAACCACACGTCCACAGCGCAACAAAACGGAATTGTCCACTCATTTCAAGTCCAATCAATGCACAAATGTACGGGGAACTCTTGTCATCTTTTGATTCGTTGTAGGCAGGATTGGCCGTTAAATTAAGGTTTTTGATGTCTTTCAGGGATTTGATGTGGGCACAGGATTCGGTTATTTTCTCCTTATCCAGCAAAGCTTCAATGACGTTTTGCTTCGAGTACAATCTGCCTAGGCCACACATTACAATCGGTTGCTGGAGCTTCAACTGGGTAAGTGCACAATGTTTCCAACGAAATTGTCTTTCAGAATCTTTGTCTttctaaaaaaagaaatggaattTAATAACAATTCGACGGAGGTTTGCAATGCAATCTGATGTAAGCATACCTGCTctggttttttcttcagtCGCACTAGTTCATCACGGCGAGGAATTGTACCACCATCGCACCCCATTTCCGAATTATGGAAATTCAagctttttcgttgtttttgttataaaatgcTTCAAACTACAAGAAGactcgaaggaaaaaaacccaatgttttattttgataaacGAATGACGATGTTAGAATGTCACTTTGTGCTTGACAAATGAAGTGAATTATGTACAATTCTACCAACAAATACAAATACCAAGTATCACATAGATCTGAAGGAAACTTCTCTTCCattaaatgtttgaaaattgtaCAGAAAACACTTTTCTTAATTGCTACCTTTGCTTGCGAATGAGATGAATGTCAAAAACAGACAAAACAGTGACAGCAGCTGCCATTTAAAATGACAGTGGTAAgttgttattgaaaaatagcGCGTATTCTTCCAGCCACATACAAAATCATTCTTGAAAGTATTCGTCATTATCACGCTATTTTGGCAGCAAAGTAACGAAACAATATCGAACGCAATGGCGCAATTCGAGCGTAGATCAATTGTAAACGGTGCTCTGCTGAAAAAACACATTGGTAAACCAGTAAGCATCCATCTGAAAGTAGCCAGCGCGGATGATGGCTGCAAGTCGTTCAGCGGCAAATCGACAGATGGTGTTAACGTTCAAGTGATGCTATCGGAGCCATTGAATGGTGCTTGCGCCGAGTGGGTCGAGGTACTAGGAGTCTCGGCACCCAACGACACGGTCCGAGCTAAGGAAGTACGTACTAGTAGGCCTGGATGTAGCATGCTATCGAACGAATCAGCTAACcaattaaaatgtgtttttagaTCATAACATACTTCAACAGCGGCGAGAAAACTGAAGATTTTGATGTGGATGGACATAACATGCTTTGCACATTATTATCTGTATGCAAAGAACCATTTTACATCGGTTCATAGATATAGTGTAAAGATTAATAtacgaaatttaaaattcaagtTATTGTAAATTCTTTTGGCAGGTCGTTGATGATCATTTTGTAATGTAACTATTCATGCAGCCGTAGACTGACTTCTACTAGCAGTCGCATCATTCGCCAGCATTCTAGAACCACACCGTAACAAATCGGAACGCATTCAACGACGAATCCAACAATTGTACTACTGTCGACTATTCCTTTGCATCCGTAGAGTAGTAACGCTTCAGTTTCTCTCCACGCGTACCATGGTACCATAAGCGTCGAGTGGGCTTCCTTTGATGGACCTAAATGAGCAAAAGAAATCCCCGCAAACGTACACAACGCAAATGAACATAACAGAAAACAGTTGGTTCATTCCTGCGTACTGTTTGCGTTCGATGTCGGGTGACTCGAATGGATCGTGCTGGTACACGAACTCCTCGTTCCAGTGGTAGCGTATAGAGGAAAGAATGCAATTCCACAAACGGGGAATGTAGTACGGTTTCTCGCGAATTCCCCATGTTACTAGATATGGGTAGATTTTCCAAGCTCCAAAAACTCCTTGGTTATGGTGAAAGTGCTGCCTCGGTGGAAATTATGCCATGGAATGATAGAATTTCAACAATCCGAAAAAATCTCTACCTCTGCGTTGGAAGTGCCGCCACGGTTGATATTATGCGACAATTGGGAATAATATTGATAATCAATGTTACCACCGAGTACGAGTTGGAGGACACCAAACTCCTTGCGAAGGATACACGCTATCTAAGGCAAGTGTACTAATAAGAAAAAGTACATTTGCCGAaattagaggcgaatgtagccacgccggctcaaagtctctataaaaatacacaaaaaaaacatttgccgAAAAACCTTTTGAACAAGTTCACGTTGACATCTTTTTTCTCAAAGCACACAAATGACTAACGGTAGtagatttattttcaaaatttgctAATGCAATTTctttggaaaaaaagaacaatagTAGACGTTAAAAACGCTATATCCGAACATATACTGCCTCATCAATAAAGACAGAAAGAACAAAGCAACGATAACATAATTGCTCgagtttttaaaaatattcagACTTTAGATGCGTTTTCGTCATCAGTATAGCGGGGAAAAgccccaaaaccaaaaaaacattaacattAAGGACTGAGATTGATATGAGCGATAAATATGATGACTGAGATTGGCTTGATATGAAGATAAAAGCATGTATCTTTTCAAGTTTAGCAATAATTTCGATTTATGGAAACCAAaatgtattttgtttcttttacgcGTTACGCGTTTTTTGTATTCAAGGTTGCGCTGAATAAGcaagtttaaataaaaacctttTGTATGGGTCTTTTTTCGTATTCATAGCTTTTCTGTACAAATAAGTGTCCTGTTGCATTTATCAACATCTATAAGCAAAGCgattgtaattcaatttagatagcggttgtttaaaaataacataacTTTCTTGTTTATAAAAGACATATGCCGTTTTCTTGAcacttattttctttttttcaacccaaaaaacttttatttagaaacaa encodes:
- the LOC128725888 gene encoding replication termination factor 2 — translated: MGCDGGTIPRRDELVRLKKKPEQKDKDSERQFRWKHCALTQLKLQQPIVMCGLGRLYSKQNVIEALLDKEKITESCAHIKSLKDIKNLNLTANPAYNESKDDKSSPYICALIGLEMSGQFRFVALWTCGCVFSERALKEVKDKVCSVVSICQTPYTEEDVIILNGTETEMEQMRVKMEARNVRTKSAKKSKGSVSGSSKTCDPEINDTKIASSSAKITGEGSSKGSSKPIVPNKRALISDKIGEDPVFKKSKDDYSVAKDPKASAVYKSLFTSHESEKDQKRAHWVTYNPFYN
- the LOC128724156 gene encoding uncharacterized protein LOC128724156, whose amino-acid sequence is MAQFERRSIVNGALLKKHIGKPVSIHLKVASADDGCKSFSGKSTDGVNVQVMLSEPLNGACAEWVEVLGVSAPNDTVRAKEIITYFNSGEKTEDFDVDGHNMLCTLLSVCKEPFYIGS